The Nocardia sp. NBC_01329 sequence GACATCAGCAGCAGATCGCCCGGCCGGACCGGTACGGTCTGCGGCTGCAACGTCGACGGCAACCGATATCCCACGATCCCGCCGCTCTGCAGAACGGTCGCGCTGATCTGCGGACCGGCGGGGCCCGCGGTGAGAAGATGCGATTCGACATTGCCGACACTGAGCCACTGCGTTTCCTCCGCGCCGAACAAAACCAGGGTGACCGCGGCACCACGTGTATCGGACATGGCCCGGTGACACAGCATCATCAGCGCGTCCAGCGGTTCGGTGCGGTTCTCGGCGAGCACCCGCGTCGCGCGGTCCACGGCGGCGGCCGCCGCCGCACCGTGGCCGAGACCGTCGAGTACCGCGAACAATACGGTGCCGGTACCGGTATCCAGAACGAGGCAGCGATCCCCGGATACATCCTGTCCAGGGAGGGGGCGGCCGGCCATCGCCCATTCGATCCGGCCGATGTACCCGTCCTCATGCACCGTGGGGTACCCACTTCCACATCTCCACCAACGTGCCTGCACCGGGCGCGGATTCGATGGCCATACCGTCCATCAGCCGTTTGGCACCGGGGAGACCGAGGCCCAGCCCCAGGCCGGTCGAATAGCCGTCTTCCATCGCCCGGGCGATATCGATGATCCCGGGCCCCTGATCCTTGGCCTGGACCACCAGAGCGCGTCGGCCGTCGCGTTCGTCGACCTGCAACCGGATCTCGCCGCTCCCGGCATAACTCGTGATATTCCGGGCGACCTCCGAGATCGCCGTGGAGATCATGGTCCGGTCGGTGAGGGTGAAGCCGAGTTCCTCGGCCAGCTCACGTCCGGCCTGGCGCGCGGTCACGATGTCGTTCGACATCTTCACCGCGATAACCACCTGTTCAGCGGGCACTGTCACGACCATCTCGGTGCTGGCGCCGCGCCGAAGCCTTGCGGTTGAGCCAGGCCAAGCCCTCCTCGAGGTCCAACGCGGTGTGCATGTCCTCGAAGGTGAGGCCGAGTTGCACCATCGCGAAAGCGACCTCGGGCTGTAGGCCCACGATGACGGTCTCCGCGCCGCGCAGCTGGGTCATATGCGCGATGGTGCGCAATGATCTGGCCGCGAAGGAATCCATCACGTCGATGGCTGTCACGTCGACGATGATGCCCTGCGCGCGGTATTTACTGACCTGCTTCATCAGGTCGTCCTGCAGTCGCTCGGTATCGGCATCGGTCAGCGCCGACTGCACGGACGCGATCAGATATGTGCCCTGTTTGAGTATCGGTACTGGCATAGTGGGTTCCGGGTCAGCGCGAATCGCGTTCGCTGCGCTCGGTCACTCTGGACACTTCATAGCCCAGTAACCGCTCCGCTTCCTCGATACCGCCCTGCAGATCGCCGACCGCGTTCATCTTCGACAGGTCCAACCCGATGGTGACCAGTGTCAAGGCGATCTCCGAGGACAGTCCGGTCATGATGACGCTGGCGCCCATCAGCCCCGACGCGTCCACCGTCTGAACCAGGTGGTTGGCCACCGTGGAGTCTATATCGGGCACACCGGTGATATCGATGACGACCACCTTGGCACGGTTGTTCCGGATGGCGCGCAGCAGTTGCTCGGTGAGCTGGCGGGCGCGCTGACTGTCGAGTACGCCGATTATCGGCAGGATCAGCAATTGTTCGCGTACCTGGAGGACCGGGGTGGACAGCTCCCGGATGGCTTCCTGCTGTTGCCGGATGACCCGCTCGCGTTCCTGGACGAAGGAGACGCCCACCGTATTGGCGATCCGGTTGGCCGCCGGTTCGTAGGCGTCGAGCACTGCGTTGAGTAACTCGAAATTGGACTGGTACTTCTCGAACAGCGAGCGCGCCAGCACATCGCGCAGCAGCAGCACCATGCCGAGGACCTCGTCGGTCTCCACTCCACGCGGAATGATGCGCTCGGAGAGGTCGCGGGCGTAGGCCTGCAGCGCCTCGACGCTACCGGTTTCCAGAACCTCGACGTAGTTGTCGTAGACCGACGTCGCCTCGGAGAAGACCTCCTCGGGCGTCATCGCCGTCAGCAGGCGCGCCTCGGTGATCCGTCGGGCCCACTCCTCGCGGAGCGCGGTGCGGTTCTGGCGCAGATGTTCGACCAGCTGCGGGAGCAGATTGTCTACGGGTCCCGCAGCCAACGAGTCCGCCGAAAGGCCCATGGACACCTCGGACATGTAACTTGTGCCCCTTTCGACGGCGGTCGGGTACATCATAGATTTTCCGGCGGTCGTGCCGATACCGAGCCTAGTCATACCCACGCACACATACTGGCGAAACCTGCGGGTCCGGTTTTATCGCGCCGGTGTGACCGGGGTCGCGGCGGGGGTCGGGAAACCGTGCTCGAGCGCCGCGAGCGCGCGGTCCAGGTACACGGTGAGATCCGCGTCCGCCCGGGCGAGCCATGCGTCGAACGCGGCCCGGGCGGCGGCCAGCGTGGTGCGCCCGACCGCCATCGGCAGGAGTGAATCCGCCGGTTCCCCCAGTCGTCCGGCGGCGAACTCGCCCACCGCCCGCTCCCAGGCGTCGTAGTGGGTGCCGGCCGTGGCGGCCAGCGCTGGGACGGTGGCCACCAGTTTCATCCGCATCCGCAGCTCGGGCACGTCCTCGGCGCGATACCGATTGGCGTTCACCACCACCCGCCGGACGGCTGCCATCATGGGCTCGGCATCGGGCACTGTGCCGAACGCGGCCCGTAGCGCGGTGACCTCGTCGTCGAACGAATACCAGAGCACTTCCGCCTTGCCGGGGAAATAGCGGAAGAAGGTGCGGCCGCTGATCCCGGCGGCGGCGGCGATCTGCTCGACGGTGGTCTCGTCGAATCCCTGCTCACTGAACAACCGCATCGCGATCAGTTCGAGCTCGCGTTTGGTGGTGCCCCGCGGCCGGCCGCGGGGATGCTGTCCCGTCACGGGTAAATAGTGCGCTGCGACCGTGAAGTTCGGGGCCGGTACCCCCGAACACCGCGCGGCGGGAGCAGTCGTGCGGGCGCGGGCGCTTGATTATGTCAGTCACTGACGATAATCTCGGCCCATGATGGTGGCGGACCTCACATCGCCCGAGGTGGGCGCGCTGCGCGCGACCGCACCGGTGCTGGTGGTGCCGGTGGGTGCGACCGAGCAGCACGGCCCGCATCTGCCGCTGTCCACCGATACCGACCTCGCCGGTGCCCTTTGCGCCGGGGTGGCCGCGCGGTGTCCCCGAGTGCTCGTCGCGCCCGCGATCGCCTACGGCGCGAGCGGTGAGCATGCCGGATTTCCCGGCACGCTGTCGATCGGGCAGGCCGCACTGGAACTACTGATCGTCGAACTGTGCCGTTCGGCGACCGATACCTTCGAACGGATCGTGCTGGTGAACGGACACGGCGGCAATATCGAGGCCTTGCGCCGCGCGGTGACCTCGCTACGTGGCGAATCCCGCGATATCCGGCTGTTCCTGCCGCGCCACGACAGCGACGCGCATGCCGGACGGGCCGAGACCGCGCTGCAGTTGCACCTCACGCCGGGGCGGGTGCGCCTCGAGCGCGCCGAACCCGGTGATACGCGGCGGCTCGCCGAGATCCTGCCCCTGTTGCGGGCCGGAGGTGTCGCGGCGGTGAGCGCCAACGGGGTGCTCGGCGATCCCAGCGGCGCGACCGCCGCCGAGGGCGCTGAGTTGCTCGAACGGCTCGTCTCCCAGTTGTACGAACAGATCCGGCAGTGGTGGCCGGAACCAGTGGAAAGGATCCGACTATGAATCCGTGGTTCGAAACCGTCGCCGAAGCGCATCGGCGCGCGAAGAAACGGCTGCCGAAATCGGTGTACGGCGCGTTGGTCGCCGGCTCGGAACGCGGCCTGACCATCGACGACAACCAGGCCGCCTTCGGCGAGCTCGGTTTCGCCCCGCACGTGGCCGGACCCATCGGCGAGCGCGACCAGTCGACCACGGTGCTGGGTCAGCAGATCTCGATGCCGGTGATCATCTCGCCGACCGGCGTCCAGGCCGTCCATCCCGAGGGTGAGGTCGCCGTGGCCCGCGCCGCCGCGGCCCGCGGGACCGCGATGGGGCTCTCCTCGTTCGCCAGTAAACCGGTGGAGGAAGTCGTCGCAGCCAACCCTGCCACGTTCTTCCAGCTCTATTGGTGCGGGAGCAAGGACGATATCGCCGGACGGATGGCGCGCGCGAAGGCCGCGGGTGCGGTAGGCCTGATCCTCACCCTCGACTGGTCGTTCTCGCACGGTCGCGACTGGGGCAGCCCGTCGATCCCGGAGAAACTGGATCTCAAGACGATGGCGAGTTTCGCGCCCCAGGTGATCGCCAAACCGCGCTGGCTGACCACCTATCTGAAGTCGGGCTCACTGCCCGATCTCACCGCGCCCAATATGGCGCTGGGCGAGGCGCCGGCCCCGGGTTTCTTCGGCGCCTACGGTGAATGGATGGGTACCACGCCGCCGGACTGGACCGATGTGGCCTGGGTCTGTGCGCAGTGGGACGGCCCGGTGATGCTCAAGGGTGTGATGCGGGTGGACGACGCGCGGCGCGCGGTCGACGCCGGCGTGGCCGCGATATCGGTGTCCAATCACGGTGGTAACAACCTCGACGGCACCCCGGCCTCCATCCGCGCCCTCCCGGTGGTCGCCGACGCGGTGGGACACGAGATCGAGATCCTGCTCGACGGCGGTATCCGCCGCGGAGGCGATGTGGTCAAGGCCGTGGCACTCGGCGCGCGGGCGGTCATGATCGGCCGCGCCTATCTGTGGGGTCTGGCAGCGAACGGGCAGGCCGGCGTGGAGAACGTGCTGGACATCCTGCGTGGCGGTATCGATTCCGCGCTGCTCGGGCTGCGCAAGACCGGTGTCACCGAGCTGGACCGGTCCGACATCGTGATTCCCGCGGGTTTCGAGCGACGACTGGGGGCCGACGCCTCGACGCAGTGATTGCGGTCATCCGACCACCCGCCGGCTTCGCGAGCAGTTCGCTTACCTACAGGTGAGTTATCGCACTGAAAAGTGCGTACTTGTGGGCTCCACCGGCCGCGCCGACACTCGATCACTGTGAACACGACCGCAGAACCGCCCCGAACAGCGCATACGGGAGGCTCATCGGCCGACCGGCCGATTCCGGTGACCGTGCTCGGCACCGGGTCGATGGGTCGTGCTCTGGCCGAGGCCTTTCTCGCGGCCGGGCACCCGACCACCGTATGGAATCGCACCCCGCACCGAGCGGCCCCGCTGGTGACCGCGGGTGCCGACCATCGGCTCGCCATCGCCGATGCCCTTGCCGCGGGCTCGCTGATCATCAGTTGTACGACCACATTCCGAGCCGCACGGGAAAGTTTGACGGGCGCGGAGTCCCAGCTGGCCGGGCGCACCTTGATCACCCTCAACAGTGGCACGCCCGCCGATGCGCGGGAATTCGCGGCGTGGGCGCGGGACTGCGGGGCTCGGTTCCTCGCCGGTGCGATCAAGAATGTGCCCGCGGCCGTCGGAAAGCCGGACACACTGCTGTATTTCGGCGGTGAGCGAGCCGTCTTCGACAACCATGAGGGGGTATTGCGGGCTCTCGGCGGTGATCTCGTCCATCTGGGCGAGGACCCGGATCTGGCTGCCCTCTACGAGTCGGCTGTCGGTGCGACTCTGCTTCCCACACTGCTCGGGTTCTTCGAAGGGGCGGCATTACTGGCGGCGCGTGGGATCCCGGCGCGGTCGATGGTGTCCTACTCCGTCAAGTGGCTACAGATGATCGAATCTCTGCTACCGCTCATGGCCGGAGAGATCGACGACCGGGACTTCACCCGGCTGGGTTCGTCGATCGCGTTGTTCCACGACGCGATTCCCTACGACGAGCAACTCGGTGCGGAGGCAGGTGTCGATATGACGTGGCACGATCCGATCCACGAGCTGCTGGGCCGGGCAGTGGCCGAAGGCCGAGGCGACCAGAGCATCACCGCCTTGATCGAGCTCCTGGCACCGGCTGCCCGCGCCGCCGGCGGACGCGAACCCCGGAAGGAAGCATGAGCATGAATCCAGCAGCCGGTTCGGTGACCGTTATCGGACTCGGGCCGATGGGTCGGGCGATGGTCGAGACATTGCGCGCTTCGGGCACCGTGGTCACCGTGTGGAACCGCAGTCCGGAGAAAGCGCACGCCATGACCGAGCACGGCGCTGTCCCTGTGGATACGGTCGCCGAGGCTCTCGACGCCGGCGAAGTGATCCTGGTCAGCCTGACCGAATACGCCGCGATGTATGACGTCCTCGGGGCTGCCGGCGATCACCTGCCGGGCAAGGCGATAGTCAACCTCTCCTCGGATTCGCCGGAAGAGACACGTACGGCGGCGCGGTGGGTCCATGCGCGAGGCGGCCGGTTCCTCGCCGGTGGAGTGATGGCCGATGCCGCGGGCGTCGGAGGTGCGGACGCCTTCATCTTCTACAGCGGCGAACGCGAGGTGTTCGACGCCTGTACCGAGGTGCTCCGCCCCCTCGGCCGGCCCGAATACCTGGGCGCGGATGTCGGGCTGGCGCAACTCTATTACCAGGCAGTCCTCACGCTGTTCCTGTCCGGACTGCTCGCGTTCGAACAAGCACTGGCCATGATCGAGCGTTCGGGCGAACCGATCGAGCGGTTCCTGCCCTTCGCACAACAGTCGATGGGCGATATGACGGAGTTGTACGCCGGTGTCGCCGCCATGGCCGCCGACACCGACGGATGGCGTGATATCGGTCATCTGCGGATGATGGCGGCCGGTGCCGGGCATGTGGTCGAGACCGCCGCGGCCATCGGAGTGGGCACAGGCCTGGCGCGCGCGGTTCAGGACCACTGGCTCCGCGCCTTGTCCGACAGTGAGCGGACAGGTGCGCCGGTATCGACTTTCCAGCTGTTTCGCGGTGGTACGACCTGACATCGGCCTGCCGATCGTGGTGGCCGGAGTCGGATTCAGTGCTTGCGGGGCGATGGTCCGTGTGGTGCTGGTGTCGGTAACTCCGCCTATCAGCGGACCCGGCGGGTTACGATTTAGGTTCGCCTAACTCCAGGTGGTGCGGGGGTCGGCCGCTAGGCTCGCTGTGCTCGACCCCGGCGCAGTGGCCGTTCTCCGCGGCTGCGCCCTGTTAGACCAGCAGCCCACTTCCAAAGGAGTGCGATCGGTGACCGCGCCCGAGTTCCGTTATTCAGACCTGCTCCCGATCGGCGCCGACGACACCCCGTACCGGCTGCTCACCACCGAGGGCGTCAGCACCTTCGAATCCGGCGGCCGGACCTTCCTCCAGGTAGACCCGGAAGTGCTGCGGATGCTGACCGCCGAGGCGATGCACGACATCAGCCACTATCTGCGGCCCGCGCATCTGGCCCAGTTGCGGCGGATCATCGACGACCCGGAGGCCAGTGGTAACGACCGGTTCGTCGCGCTGGATCTGCTGAAGAACGTCAACATCTCCGCCGGCGGCATCCTGCCCATGTGCCAGGACACCGGTACCGCCATCGTGATGGGTAAGAAATCCGAGGGTGTGCTCACCGGTGTCGACGATGCCGAATGGATCAGCCGCGGCGTTTTCGACGCCTACACGAAATTGAACCTGCGCTACTCCCAGCTCGCGCCCGTCACCATGTGGGACGAGAAGAACACCGGGTCCAATCTCCCCGCTCAGGTCGAGCTGTATTCCGCGCCCGGCGATCCCGCGAAGCCCTCCTACAAATTTCTGTACATGGCCAAGGGCGGGGGTTCGGCCAACAAATCGTTCCTGTATCAGGAGACCAAGGCGATCCTGAATCCCACCCGGATGCTCGAGTTCCTGGACGAGAAGATCCGTTCGCTGGGCACCGCGGCCTGCCCGCCGTACCACCTCGCCGTGGTGATCGGTGGCACCAGCGCCGAATTCGCACTCAAGACCGCCAAATACGCCTCCGCGCACTACCTGGACAATCTGCCCACCGAGGGTTCGATGACCGGGCACGCCTTCCGCGACCTCGAACTCGAGCAGGAAGTGTTCAAGCTGACCCAGTCCTT is a genomic window containing:
- a CDS encoding SpoIIE family protein phosphatase, with product MHEDGYIGRIEWAMAGRPLPGQDVSGDRCLVLDTGTGTVLFAVLDGLGHGAAAAAAVDRATRVLAENRTEPLDALMMLCHRAMSDTRGAAVTLVLFGAEETQWLSVGNVESHLLTAGPAGPQISATVLQSGGIVGYRLPSTLQPQTVPVRPGDLLLMSTDGVEAEPGQGVDLAKSTAEIVAELLNRHAKDSDDALVLAARVRGASNGAAQRDVS
- a CDS encoding anti-sigma regulatory factor, encoding MVVTVPAEQVVIAVKMSNDIVTARQAGRELAEELGFTLTDRTMISTAISEVARNITSYAGSGEIRLQVDERDGRRALVVQAKDQGPGIIDIARAMEDGYSTGLGLGLGLPGAKRLMDGMAIESAPGAGTLVEMWKWVPHGA
- a CDS encoding STAS domain-containing protein; this encodes MPVPILKQGTYLIASVQSALTDADTERLQDDLMKQVSKYRAQGIIVDVTAIDVMDSFAARSLRTIAHMTQLRGAETVIVGLQPEVAFAMVQLGLTFEDMHTALDLEEGLAWLNRKASARRQHRDGRDSAR
- a CDS encoding STAS domain-containing protein, producing MSEVSMGLSADSLAAGPVDNLLPQLVEHLRQNRTALREEWARRITEARLLTAMTPEEVFSEATSVYDNYVEVLETGSVEALQAYARDLSERIIPRGVETDEVLGMVLLLRDVLARSLFEKYQSNFELLNAVLDAYEPAANRIANTVGVSFVQERERVIRQQQEAIRELSTPVLQVREQLLILPIIGVLDSQRARQLTEQLLRAIRNNRAKVVVIDITGVPDIDSTVANHLVQTVDASGLMGASVIMTGLSSEIALTLVTIGLDLSKMNAVGDLQGGIEEAERLLGYEVSRVTERSERDSR
- the mftR gene encoding mycofactocin system transcriptional regulator (MftR, the mycofactocin system transcriptional regulator, is an uncharacterized TetR family DNA-binding transcription factor. Its role is inferred by context. It occurs as part of the biosynthesis locus for mycofactocin, a partially characterized electron carrier derived from the terminal Val-Tyr dipeptide of the precursor peptide MftA, through a radical SAM enzyme-mediated process.) — translated: MTGQHPRGRPRGTTKRELELIAMRLFSEQGFDETTVEQIAAAAGISGRTFFRYFPGKAEVLWYSFDDEVTALRAAFGTVPDAEPMMAAVRRVVVNANRYRAEDVPELRMRMKLVATVPALAATAGTHYDAWERAVGEFAAGRLGEPADSLLPMAVGRTTLAAARAAFDAWLARADADLTVYLDRALAALEHGFPTPAATPVTPAR
- the mftE gene encoding mycofactocin biosynthesis peptidyl-dipeptidase MftE → MVADLTSPEVGALRATAPVLVVPVGATEQHGPHLPLSTDTDLAGALCAGVAARCPRVLVAPAIAYGASGEHAGFPGTLSIGQAALELLIVELCRSATDTFERIVLVNGHGGNIEALRRAVTSLRGESRDIRLFLPRHDSDAHAGRAETALQLHLTPGRVRLERAEPGDTRRLAEILPLLRAGGVAAVSANGVLGDPSGATAAEGAELLERLVSQLYEQIRQWWPEPVERIRL
- the mftD gene encoding pre-mycofactocin synthase MftD (MftD, an enzyme found in the mycofactocin biosynthesis locus, performs an oxidative deamination of 3-amino-5-[(p-hydroxyphenyl)methyl]-4,4-dimethyl-2-pyrrolidinone (AHDP). The resulting compound, now called pre-mycofactocin (PMFT), is a biologically active redox cofactor that can oxidize the non-exchangeable NADH of TIGR03971 family SDR-type oxidoreductases.), with protein sequence MNPWFETVAEAHRRAKKRLPKSVYGALVAGSERGLTIDDNQAAFGELGFAPHVAGPIGERDQSTTVLGQQISMPVIISPTGVQAVHPEGEVAVARAAAARGTAMGLSSFASKPVEEVVAANPATFFQLYWCGSKDDIAGRMARAKAAGAVGLILTLDWSFSHGRDWGSPSIPEKLDLKTMASFAPQVIAKPRWLTTYLKSGSLPDLTAPNMALGEAPAPGFFGAYGEWMGTTPPDWTDVAWVCAQWDGPVMLKGVMRVDDARRAVDAGVAAISVSNHGGNNLDGTPASIRALPVVADAVGHEIEILLDGGIRRGGDVVKAVALGARAVMIGRAYLWGLAANGQAGVENVLDILRGGIDSALLGLRKTGVTELDRSDIVIPAGFERRLGADASTQ
- a CDS encoding NAD(P)-dependent oxidoreductase, whose translation is MNTTAEPPRTAHTGGSSADRPIPVTVLGTGSMGRALAEAFLAAGHPTTVWNRTPHRAAPLVTAGADHRLAIADALAAGSLIISCTTTFRAARESLTGAESQLAGRTLITLNSGTPADAREFAAWARDCGARFLAGAIKNVPAAVGKPDTLLYFGGERAVFDNHEGVLRALGGDLVHLGEDPDLAALYESAVGATLLPTLLGFFEGAALLAARGIPARSMVSYSVKWLQMIESLLPLMAGEIDDRDFTRLGSSIALFHDAIPYDEQLGAEAGVDMTWHDPIHELLGRAVAEGRGDQSITALIELLAPAARAAGGREPRKEA
- a CDS encoding NAD(P)-dependent oxidoreductase; the protein is MNPAAGSVTVIGLGPMGRAMVETLRASGTVVTVWNRSPEKAHAMTEHGAVPVDTVAEALDAGEVILVSLTEYAAMYDVLGAAGDHLPGKAIVNLSSDSPEETRTAARWVHARGGRFLAGGVMADAAGVGGADAFIFYSGEREVFDACTEVLRPLGRPEYLGADVGLAQLYYQAVLTLFLSGLLAFEQALAMIERSGEPIERFLPFAQQSMGDMTELYAGVAAMAADTDGWRDIGHLRMMAAGAGHVVETAAAIGVGTGLARAVQDHWLRALSDSERTGAPVSTFQLFRGGTT
- a CDS encoding fumarate hydratase; translated protein: MTAPEFRYSDLLPIGADDTPYRLLTTEGVSTFESGGRTFLQVDPEVLRMLTAEAMHDISHYLRPAHLAQLRRIIDDPEASGNDRFVALDLLKNVNISAGGILPMCQDTGTAIVMGKKSEGVLTGVDDAEWISRGVFDAYTKLNLRYSQLAPVTMWDEKNTGSNLPAQVELYSAPGDPAKPSYKFLYMAKGGGSANKSFLYQETKAILNPTRMLEFLDEKIRSLGTAACPPYHLAVVIGGTSAEFALKTAKYASAHYLDNLPTEGSMTGHAFRDLELEQEVFKLTQSFGIGAQFGGKYFCHDVRVVRLPRHGASCPVALAVSCSADRQAQAKITPEGVFLEQLEREPAQYLPEQTDAILGGDVVKVDLNRPMDEIRAELSKYPVKTRLSLSGSLVVARDIAHAKIKERLDAGEEMPQYLRDMAVYYAGPAKTPDGYASGSFGPTTAGRMDSYVDQFQAAGGSFVMLAKGNRSAQVTKACKEHGGFYLGSIGGPAARLALDCIKSVEVLEYQELGMEAVWKIEVEDFPAFIVVDDKGNDFFAETQKPIALRVRTRSKERV